From a single Nicotiana tomentosiformis chromosome 2, ASM39032v3, whole genome shotgun sequence genomic region:
- the LOC104103970 gene encoding cytokinin riboside 5'-monophosphate phosphoribohydrolase LOG3-like: protein MERESDVVKVSKFKRICVFCGSSQGKKSSYQDAAIQLGKELVSRNIDLVYGGGSIGLMGLVSQAVHDGGRHVIGVIPKTLMPRELTGETVGEVKAVADMHQRKAEMAKHSDAFIALPGGYGTLEELLEVITWAQLGIHDKPVGLLNVDGYYNSLLSFIDKAVEEGFICPNARHIIVSAPTPKELVKKLEDYVPCHERVASKLSWEMEQLGYPQAQEIAR from the exons atggAGAGGGAGAGTGATGTTGTTAAGGTATCAAAATTCAAGAggatttgtgtgttttgtgggaGTAGTCAAGGCAAGAAAAGTAGCTATCAAGATGCTGCCATTCAGCTTGGCAAAGAATTG GTCTCAAGGAATATTGATTTAGTATACGGAGGAGGGAGCATAGGCCTAATGGGTTTGGTTTCACAAGCCGTTCATGACGGTGGTCGCCATGTTATTGG AGTCATTCCCAAGACACTCATGCCTAGAGAG TTAACTGGTGAAACAGTAGGAGAAGTGAAGGCAGTTGCAGATATGCATCAAAGGAAAGCAGAAATGGCTAAGCATTCTGATGCTTTTATTGCCTTACCAG GTGGTTATGGAACTCTTGAGGAGCTACTTGAAGTGATAACCTGGGCACAACTTGGTATCCACGATAAGCCG GTAGGATTGCTGAATGTGGATGGATATTACAATTCATTATTGTCATTTATTGACAAAGCTGTTGAGGAAGGTTTCATCTGTCCAAATGCCCGCCACATCATTGTATCAGCACCAACACCAAAAGAGCTAGTCAAGAAATTGGAG GATTATGTTCCTTGCCATGAAAGAGTTGCGTCTAAGTTGAGCTGGGAGATGGAGCAGCTTGGCTATCCCCAAGCACAAGAAATTGCAAGATGA